atgccACTGCTGAAGGGTAGGCTGTCTCAGCAGCACCTCAGCCAGCTGTGGCCCGCAGGGCCCCACTCATTCTGTCATCAGTCTCGGCTCCAGGAGTGGGTGGTCTGCAGGGCCCCACTCATTCTGTCATCAGTCTCGGCTCCAGGAGTGGGTGGTCTGCAGGGCCCCACTCATTCTTTCATCAGTCTCGGCTCCAGGAGTGGGTGGTCTGCAGGGCCCCACTCATTCTTTCATCAGTCTCGGCTCCAGGAGTGGGTGGTCTGCAGGGCCCCACTCATTCTTTCATCAGTCTCGGCTCCAGGAGTGGGTGGTCTGCAGGGCCCCACTCATTCTTTCATCAGTCTCGGCTCCAGGAGTGGGTGGTCTGCAGGGCTGGGCGCGCACATACGGAAGCACACATGGAAACAGCAGCTGACCTGAGAGGCCCATGAACTGCCACCCGAAGAGAAACAGGCCTACTGCCCCCCAGGTCAAAGCAGGGGCAGAGCAGTCCTCCCACAAAGGATGTCTTCCTCCTTCTGAGTGAAATAAAACAGAGCAGGAAGGTCTGTTTTTAATGAGTATCTTTAAAAGCCTTTGCAAAGCAGACAGAGCCCACACAGATGACAAAAGAACTCTCACTTTCAGATGACCCTGCAAAACAGAAATGGTTCTGCTAAATCAGGAGTGTGGCTTTTTCCcacctcacattaaaaaaaacaaccaccaccaccttcaAAATCATTTCAGAAATCATCCTGCCTGTAAAATGTGTGATGGCCCTAATGGCCTCAcctggcttgtgtgtgtgtgtgtgtgtgtgggggggggtaatgccagtggttgaggccaggcaggttcccactgaatttgggcagatagtagagaaactgcgaagtgttgggccattcctgtttattggaagctcgcaaagacaggcaagcaaattgaagggcaaggaagcagagaaaaCCACACCTCGTGGTGGTGTTAGAGCGATCTGAGAATCgccaagggaaagcacccatagccttacacacacacacacacacacacacacacacacacactcacacacgtggcgctgccatgcgctcacacaccaatcaggcaaagtgcttgcagccagtaaaccctcaagcaagcctaacacagctgttttccccacagcagAAAAGCATCCAATCCAAGATGCAACAAGGGTGTGTCCCCACCCTTTCCAGAagcccctctgcccccaccaccaggGACAGAGGAAATGGCATCTGCAGGAGCACTCTGGAATTTTGCAGTCTGAGAGCAAAGTCTTGATACTAGCAGGTCCCAGCCCCATTTCCCTGTCACTCTCTTTACCCCTAACTTCTCCCCCTTCCATTCTCTTCATCCATTTCATCACAGCAAGAAGACAAATGTCTCCTCTGGCAGACATGCTAGACACTCCCTGGGCCTCTCCTCACAGTCCCTAATCCAGAAACAGTGTCAAGAAAACTAAACACTTGCATGAAACTTCAGCTTCTCCATTTATTTCCTTCACACTCTGGGCCCAGAAGCCGGTACTTGTTTTCACAAGAGTAAAGGAGCTCCTTCTGCAAGTAAGGTTAGCACCCGCCCCCGGGCTGGATGCTTGCTGGTCTCTCTCAACAACTGAGCATCATGATTTTGCTAATTAAGCTGCTTCTCCTTAATTAGCTGCATGTGAATCTTGTTGGGAAGTCTTGGATCCGTGAAATAGTCTGAGATaggaatcaaaaagaaaaaatcatctaAACCCAAGGGACTAAAACTAGGAAGAATATAGCTTGCTCTGCTGAAAAGTTAGGATGGCTCAATCTTGGCAGGACTGTTAGTGGTAGCCATGCTTTACAACGTAATAGGAGATGTCACAGCAAATTGTGTGAtcactgcccaccccaccccccgccacccctcccccagcagttCTGAGCCTGCCAGCTCCAGCAGTCCTAGGACACAAGGTTTCACAGGATGCCTCCTGGCCCCTCCACACCACTGTTCTGCGCTTGCTCACGCACAAGGGACCATCAGAGGGCTGAAGGAGCCTCTGGGTTTTCTCTTCCGGCCCATCTTGGAGCCCAACTAAAAGCCAAGTGTTATTCTTGTCTCAACTCAGCTTGCCAACTCCTGTCTCTGAGATAGCACGCCCTCTCTGAGGATCTCATCTCAGAGGAGATCCAGGCTCTCGGAAAATGACGACAGAGAGGGTTTTTATACACCCAGCATAATGTGAATCAGAGGCAGCGTCTGCTGTGGCAGCAAAGCCCTACTTAGATTCGGTTAGAAACGGTTTGAGGATGTAACCAACTCCCACAGCTAACAGGACCCAAGAAATCATCCAGCCCTGCCCTTCCCATCTAAATACCATGGGCCTTAAGCCATCTCTGGGCAGTGGAGCCCATTAGAGTCATCAGGGGAGCTTTTAAAACTGTGGAGGCCAAGCCTCACCCCAGactaattaaataaaaacctGGGGAGGGGTGGACCTGGCCTTGgtattttaaaagctccccaggtggTTCTCATGTGCACCGGGGTAGAGAACCCTGCTTTCAGATTCCCAGGGAAAGAACGGCCACTGTGCTCCTTTGGGAATCTCAAAATTCTTAGCCCTCCACAAGGAAGTGCTGCCTCATTTCTTACCTATCCACATTTTGAGGATGTGGCAATGGACGAAAGAGCCTTCTGACGAAAGCTCCCTTCAGAGTCATCGGGTGAAGACGTACCCCTGACTCAGGGGGGAAATCCTGGGCTAGTCCAAGTCTAAATCTCAATAATACTCCTTGCGTTAGTTTATCAAACACCCAAAACAGACACTGCCTTACTCACCTGCAGCAAATTCTCGGATGTTGTCTGGCCTTTCCagaaacatttttctgaaaaacatTAAGGGACAAGGATAGGAGGAAAAGCAGGCTTTAAGGCAGGGGCGCGTGGCCGCGGGGGCGGCACTTCAGGGCAGCTGCGCTGCAGCCGAAGGATGCTTGTCGGGTGTTTGACAAACATTTTCGCAGAACCAGAGACAGAACCTGGCGGGCAGCAGGCACACCGCCTTTTCCTCAGCGTGGCAGGACAGAGAGGCAACCTCACAACCCTCGGAGCAAATTTAACCATGAATTCCCAAGGTGGCATGGGAGTAGAAAAACAGTATTACAAAGCTGAGAACTTAAGATGCTCAGTGGCCCACCGGCTCAGCAGACAGACTCTGCAGGCGCTGCAGTCCTGGTGCCACTGGGAACTCAAAACACAttaccttggccctggctggttggctcagtggtagagcgtcggcctggcgtgcaggagtcccgggttcgattcccgaccagggcacacaggagaagcgcccatctgcttctccacctctccccctctccttcctctctgtctctctcttccccttctgcagccaaggctccattggagcaaagatggcccgggcgctggggatggctctgtggcctctgcctcaggcgctagagtggctctggtctcaacagagcaaggccccgagtgagcagagcatcgccccctggtgggcatgccgggtggatcccggtcgggcgcatgcaggagtctgtctgcctcccgagttccagcttcagagaaatacaaacaaaaaattacctcGCATAGTTTTATGGTTCATAAAATATGTTCACAAATATCATTTCACTTTACAACAACCGGGTGAATTTTACACATAAACAAATTAAGCTTTTAAAAGGTTAATCATTTGCCCACGTTCATAATGGGAGTAAATAAAGGAGAGGGGACCCAGTTTTGTGATTCCAAGGCCAGTGCTTTCTCCATGCCTCCTCATGGCCACAGCTGCCCGGCCTCACCAGCCCAGGAAGCCCCGGACCCTTAAgcattaagaattttttaaattttttttctttttttttacagagacagagtcagagagagggatagacagggacagacagacaggaacagagagatgagaagcatcaatcattagtttttcgttgcgcaacgcaacaccttaattgttcattgattgccttctcatatgtcccttgaccgcgggccttcagcagaccgagtaaccccttgctcgagccagcaaccttgggctcaagctggtgagcttttgctcaaaccagatgagcccttgctcaagctggcaacctcagggtctcgaacctgggtcttctgcatcccagtccaacgctctatccactgcgccattgcctggtcaggcaagaatttttttaaaaagatttatttttgttgatttttagagagagaagcaagagagagaaagcatctggggaggagtgggaagtgcAGTGGTCCGTCTctcgcaggggttaggttccagaaccccccacaataggcaaaaatccacaaagtagtgaccttatatttattatttatgtattttaaggctttataaaccctccccacactcttataaatctttcccacactgttattaaactttcccacactcttataaacacttcctatgctcttaaacactttctacactcttaagcccatgtaattttaacaacatataaaattctatatgggtactcaccagtgaatatactacaacttgaatgatgaagatggtgatgaattggctgtgcagtactgatgacgATGAAAGTGATGAtgatgagatgaatgtactgcacggccaagaagagcattacagcttattgtaccacaaaaataattagaataataaatatataaaaatacctatataccgcaaaatcccacgatatagtgaaaaatccacaataaaaaattagatatatacaatttaaaaatccgtgatacagtgagaccatgaaaagtgaaccataatatggtgagggatgactttgtatcaacttgtagtagttgcttctcgtatatgccttgaccgggcaagcccagagtttcaaaccagcaacctcagcattccaggttgatgcttttttttttgacagagacagagggacagatagggacagtgtggggcagctgtgtgaggcttgctcactggtgtaccagctgcaagcactttacttgattagtgcgtgagcacgtggcagaggcatgtgcatagcctatataaggctatgggggCTTGCGCTCTAGAAAGATTAGTGATGGGGATTGTGGGTGGTggactgcctgcctgccactgtgaggggccattttgccatttgtttgcctgagaggcagtttcccctgcctgtgtgcttgtccgccattgtgagactttattaaacaaaatggccctAACTCTTCCTGGCTCCATAGTCTCTTTGCcatctgcctaaatccaatgtgaacctagcCACCAGCATTatagataggcaggaagggagagacacgagaagcatcaattctttattgtgacaccttagttgttcattgattgctttctcatatgtgccttgatggggggaggctacagcagagtgagtgaccccttgctcaagtcagcaactttgggcttcaggccagcaacctttgggctcaagccagtgaccatagggtcatgtctatgatcccacgctcaagccagcaaccccagctcaagctggtgagcttgtgctcaagttggcaacctcagggtttcaaacctgggtcctctgcatcccagtctgatgctctatccactgcgccaccacaggccaggcagcattAAGAATTTTGCTTCCCTTCTCCTTCAATTCAATTTGAGAATTAGTGAGCACAAACTGTGAAAATAACTGTACTAGATAAGAgagattgatatatttttaaagataaaatgtagCCCCACCTCAAAGAAATTATAGTCAAGTAAAAGGGAATGGGTAAGTTCCTAAATGTCCAAAAGGCCACCTTCAGGAAGTGCTACAAGATGGCTAGTAGTGCACTGggaggtcagagagagagagagagagagagagagaaagagaggttacTGAGAGCAGGACCCTGAAAATCTCCACAGAGCAGCTGGCATTTAAGAGGACCCCTGAGGTGCACATGGGATTTCAGTGCAAGGCAAAGGCTGAAGGACAAGAGCATTCGAGACCCAGGGAAGCCCCAGGAGCAAAGACTGGAAATGAAACAGCCTGTGTTTATAGATGGGGAACTCCTGAGGGTAGGTACTGGGTCACATTCAGTTTTGTATCCCCAGGGTCCAGAAGAGCACATAAGGAGTGTCAGTGACCCTCGATGAGGTCCATGGAAGGATCAGCGAGGTTCAGCTGGCTGGAGcagggagtagcaggaagcaaaGAAGTGTCTATCATGGGGTTCCTGAAGGCCGGGGAGAGACATTTATACTCAATTCAAAAGACAATAGCAATGCATAAATAAAGCCTGGCATAGTCGCATGGTGGAAtacaatacagaaaagaaaatgggtaTTTATAAGACTCTGCTGGGCCAAAGAAGCCAGGCACAATAGAATACAGATTGTAGAAATCCATTTCTGTAAAGGCAAGACAGATCTCTGCTGCTAGAAGCTAGAATGCTGGTTACCTTTTTGGGGGAAGTGATGAGAGGGGGCCACAAAGGACCTGAGTTGTGGGTCAGGTTCTAGTCCTTGATCTGGATGCTAGTGTCATGTGTGGATGTTTATCCAGTTTAGGATGTGTCACTTTTCTGTACTTTGTATTGCAATAGAATGTTTTAAAGAGGGgtggggctgacctgtggtggctcggtggatggagtgttgacctggaatgctgaggttgttggtttggagccctgggcttgcccagtcaaagcacctGCCATAAGCAACTACgtactgcgagttgatgcttcctgcccctcccccactgcctttctttttctctctctcctctctctaaaaatcaataagtaaaatctttaaaaaggggaggggaataGTCAATCCACAGAACATTTTTGCAGCCAACGAATGATATGATCAGTGTTGTATTGGAGAAGATTCATCTGCCTGAGTATTtacaaaaacatttaataaagccTTTATATAATTCACTCTTTGCTATAACATCTCCAGCCTAAAATCTGAAATCTCTGGGTGCCTAAAATAAGTTAGATCCATACTCTTTCCATTTTTAAGAttcaaaactcaaggaattaagAGTTCTCAGAGCTGTGACTGAACGGCCTTAGTCATGGGAAACCTGGGTGGGGAGCTTGCTTCCCAACAAAAACAGTTCAGAACTTCCAGTGGCTTGGAGTGAGCCTAGAGAAGAGACCTACCCAGCAGGTGAGAACAGGTGTGCTACCCAGGATTctgtcccctcttctcccttctctttttcactAAAGGGACCATCTGAAGCTTCTAGTACAGATGAGGGGCTGATTGTGGTTCATCCCAGCACCACCCAAAGGAAATAGCAGTAACACCAAGTGAACGAGCAAACCAAAGCAAAcaattcctcttcctcttccatctccaccacagaaagagaaaggtccagccctggccagttggctcagtggtagagcatcggcctggtgtgcaggagtcctgggttcgattcctggccagggcacacaggagaagcgcccatctgcttctccacccctccccctctccttcctctctgtctctctcttcccctcccgcagccgaggctccattggagcaaagttggcccgggcgctgaggatggctctgtggcctctgcctcaggcgctagaatggctctggttgcaacagagcgatgccccgatgggcagagcatcgccccctggtgggcatgcgggtggatcccagtcgggcgcatgcgggagtctgtctgactgcctccccatttccaacttcagaaaaatacaaaaaaaaaaaaaaaaaagaaagagaaaggtccAAAAGGAGCCAGGAGGATTTCATGTAGGAGAGTTTCAGGGACAGTAAAAGGAAAAGCCTGGTGGCCTAcctggcctggggaggggggatgagaggaaggaaagggaagatgcCTGGGCTGTCCGGGAAGCAGCCAGGCACAGAAGTCCAGCtcctggaagagaagcagagcgGCCCCTGACGTATGATTTAAAAACGCCCTCTTCATTCACCACCCCCAAGGATTCTAATCCTTTTGTTTGTGAACAGAAAGTGTTTTAATTCAGACTTTTAACATCTATCTCCAAGCTCCCAGCTGCAGTCATTCCTAACTCAGGTTGCAAGCTCCCCAGGAAAGGCAGGATGTCACCCTTATTTTCCTTTAGAAGAAAAGGTGTGAAAAGTGATGGCCTGACCCCCAGGGCTGACACTGAGAGAGGAACAGAACTATCTTTTGCCCAGGCCATACCCCAGCCCAAATAAAGCCAGCCCTCACACACAGGTTTcagttttccctttctctttcccctcctgcccTCTGATAATCTTCTGCCACTTGGagaaatggctaaaataaaaagaatagtgaAATCCAGGGAAAACAAAGGGGCCTGGGAAAAGGACACCTCTCCAGGTCTGCTTTTGAGGACAGAAAGGAGCCCCACTTCTGGCTTCCCAGCTCCGTGTGCCTACAAGGCAACATGGTGGGAAATCCAGGGAGTTGGTGCCTGGTTCGGCTATTATATCTAGACAGCTAGGAAACAAACGTTTATTatggagtctttattttaaaatgctggtGACCGCACAGGAACTATAGTTACCAAATCATGCGGCCCCGAACAAAttcaggggtttgcttttaaaggcaaaaagaagcgaggggagcctgacctgtggtggtgcagtggataaagcgtcgacctggaaatgctgaggtcgccggttcgaaaccctgggcttgcctggtcaaggcacatatgggagttaatgctttcagctcctccccaccttctctctctgtctctctctctcctctctctctccctctctgtctctctccctttctctctcctctctaaaatgaattaaaaaaaagaaaagaaaaaaaaatttaaaaaaaaaaaaagaagcgaggggaggaggtgagcacctagccaaagcagttttgCAGAAGCGAAACAGGCTTTGGGTTATCgttggaacaatctagggagagagtgctcagcaaagcattttacaaaaagcaaaagaatgtgctcggttatcttggccttttacagaggttgttaaggcagcagcatcctgagggcttttCCGGAACTTAGACATCAGggaacatttatggcctttacagaactaATATTATGGCTTTAcacaactcttttcatttactcatcggcaaatcttgcaaaactcgttctatggtcagggatgtggtgtttctacatttcacAGCAACTGGGAGAGAGTACTTCATCTCTCAAAGCTGAATCTGAAGTCTGTAAAATGGAAGTGATAATAAGCCATCTTTTTCAGAGTCACTGGGAGGATCAGCAAGAGTATACGAAGATGCCATCACtgggtgggcactggggacaCTAACGTGGCTCCACCAGCTTAGAGCTTTGGACTAGGAAAGACAGAAGACTGACAACGCAATCACAATACAGTGTGATGACTGCTAATGGAAGAAATCAACACAGTGCCTGCAAATGAAAGCCATTATTACTATTTAAACCTTGCCTATGTCTACATGGCCAAACAGTATTTGAGATAGTTCTATTATTTTCAGCCATTGCCGGTTCATGATTCCCGCCTCTTCCACCCTTAGTTCTTTCTATAACTATGTTCTCAGATAGGGAAGGGCCAgacatctgaatttttaaaaagttctagtGATCTTGTCAAATTTCTCTGATAGAGAATAATGTTCTATTCCCAATGGCTGCCTGTTGAGTTTCTCAATTCCCAACTCCTTTTTCTAAGTGTCATAGGTATATAGTTACCCTTACAACCACAGTGAGTGAATATTAGTATTTTTGAGAATTTAGAGACAACTGAAGGAAACCACTAGAAATAACTCAAGAAAAACCTAGTTGCCACAAAGCCCAGAGTTGGAAAAAATTAAACCATAGGATATTTTGTAACTTTCAGACCCAAAAGGAAGCAAAAGGACTCACACTCATCTATCCCTCCCCCCCTTTGGTAAAATATTCCACTCTTTGCTCAAGGCCAGTCTGGAATACTACCTACCTGAAATAACCACTTATGAGCAACTCCACTTCTTTGTGGGTCCTTAGGTACTTTTCGTTACCAATCCGAGTCTGGATCTGGGAACAAGAGCAAAGTGTCACGCTTCATGAGGAGGCAGATTTCAGGGTTCAAGCCCTGGAGGTGTTAAGGGCTGGGAAGTAACGTGTACATTTACCCAGGTCTTTTCGCAGGATGCTTGAACATTTAAGCCCTGCCTTCTTATAGGCCAACATCTCCAAGCTGCTTCCAACTCAGGCTTAGGAGCCTTGACTTAGGTATTATCTCCATCGTCGGGAAGTACTGGTTTGCATTTAAGTTAACGTATCCTGCAGTAATTTGGGTCCATTTTATTGTCCAGGTTCCTGTTTTAGTTCTTCCTGCACTCTGAGGCGCCTGCCTGGGCTCTGCTCAGGGATCTGAAGGGTTCTTCCCCCCAGCTTTTTGCCCCTTATCTGGAACGGGCTCCCCTTTCTGGGGGTCCTTCTCCCTGTCTGGGCCCTTTGCCTGAGGGAGCTGCGCTTGGGTAGCGGCGAAGGCAGGGGCGCACCCACCTTGAAGTCGCGCAGCTTCTCCAGCTGTTCCGGGCTCAGCGCCCCGGGGTCAGACCCCAGGTGCCCAACCTGCAGCGTCGCCATCTTGTCGCGGTCGTCAAGGCGACGGGTCGCGCGGgtgaggccccgcccccagcccggtCCGGTCCCGCCCTCAAGCCCGGCTCCTCTCCAGCGCCCCGAGGAGGCTGAGGGAAGAAGCAATATGAGGTTTCTAAAGGATCGCCTTCCACAGATTTGGGGACTGACCACCCGGCTTGATTGCATATGCAGTGAGCCCTTCTTAACCTCATCCAACctcaaattgtttttttcttagctCTAGATTAAAACTGTACAGGGAATCCTAGGGCAGAGTCTCCCAGAGACTGGTTCCCGACCCTCTATTGGGTGAAAGCTGCGTGAAGCCTATATAGCAAGGAAAGAGAATCCAGGCTTCTTCCCTTTCCTACGGCCAGGAAGCCAAACCCTCTGTCCTGTAGACCTTTGACATTTAACTGTTGGATTCTTAAAACAACGTGAAAGCACCCCACTTTCTGCTAAGGAAGAAAAGTTATCAGACTAAAGATGCTGGCAAGGACCTGGGGGAACATCCTGCCAGAAGCTTCCCCTTTGGACTGACTTTCTTGTATAGATTACCTTGATCCTCATAAATTCTAAATCATTTCTCCCATTCCTAATTGAGTAGGAACAGAGGAAGGCAGTCGGTCTTCAAGACACATTCTTCTAGTATCTAGTTAAGAAGGAAAGtgacgccctggctggttggctcagtggtagagtgtcggcctggcgtgcaggagtcccgggttcgattctcggccagggcacacaggcgaagcacccatctgcttctctacccctcccctcctccttcctctctgtctctctcttcccctcccgc
The DNA window shown above is from Saccopteryx bilineata isolate mSacBil1 chromosome 2, mSacBil1_pri_phased_curated, whole genome shotgun sequence and carries:
- the RIIAD1 gene encoding RIIa domain-containing protein 1 translates to MATLQVGHLGSDPGALSPEQLEKLRDFKIQTRIGNEKYLRTHKEVELLISGYFRKMFLERPDNIREFAADYFTDPRLPNKIHMQLIKEKQLN